The Chroococcidiopsis sp. TS-821 nucleotide sequence TGGATCTGCTCCGTACACAATTGGTCACTCCTAATTTTCACAATGCATGACATCTGCATCTTATCCAGAAACTCAAGTTGCTGCTCTAACCTGCAATCAAAGCAGTCGAACGTCCCCAATCAGCGGCAGCAATTAGCCTTGAACTCATCACAATTGCTTTCAACTGTCCGCTGCATTGGGATTGTTAGCTTGTGTTGTGTGCTGCCGTAGCCACTCCACAAATGCTTCACGCCCTAGCTCACCTGATACGATCGCCAAGACTATATGTTCTTGTTCATCCACAGAGGCATTAATTTCCAACCCATTCAGAACAAGAAAAGTTTCTGTTGCAGCATGACCTGTACGCTTATTTCCGTCTACAAATGGATGATTCATGATGATCGAAAAGCCTAATGCTGCTGCTTTCTTTAGCAAACTTGGGTACAGGTCTTCTCCACCAAACGTCATTCGAGGCTGGGCAATCGCTGATTCCAACAAACCCACAAACCTATATCTCGAATACCCAATGCTCCACCAGATTGTTCAAGAATTCTGCGATGTAGCTCTAATACCTCAATTAGCGTCAAATAGCGGATCATGCCAAACGCCGATATAGTTCAGCGTTTTTTGCGAGCACATAATCGGCTGCATCAACAAAATCACCTTTCTGTAGATTTAGCCAATCCTCAAGGCTTGCCTTCAAAAGCATTTCAGTTGCAATGCCATACACCCTTGCTAGATTCTGTAGCTTTTGGAATTGGCTGTCCGAAAGATCAATTGTGATAGAAGCCACAGCAATTCTTCTCCTAGTATTTCTAAGCCAAGTTTAAAATTCACTCCTAATGATACCCTTGCTGTACCATCTCAGCGCAAGAAACAAAGCCAGTTAACAATTTATTGTACAAAGTTTAGCTGTAGATCCACCCTTTCTATAGTGAATAAACAAACTCTTTGCTGTAGATTTACCCCAGATGGCTGGATCTACAGCAGGGCTGCTGTGTATCTGCCTTAATTAAGGTGGATCTACATTACAGTTCCGTATATTCGCTCAGGTCGTATCAGTAAAATGACTAGAATAAAAGATATATTTTATACAAAAAGGCAAAAGTGTCTGATGTTAGAATCTCGTCCTCGGAAACTGCTCGACCAAGTACGTGATGCAATTCGAGTCAAGCATTACTCAGCACACAGAAAACCTATGATTACTGGATTCGCCGTATTCTATTTCACAACAAACACCATCCCAACGAGATGAGTACAGCCGAGGTAACGCAATTCTTAAGGCATTTAGCAGTAAATGAACAAGTCACGACAACCTCTCAGAACCAAGCACTCAATACCAATCGTTTTCCTTCACTGAGTTGTCTTGCAATAATTAGTAAGTATTGACGCAGTTCGAGCGGGCGCGATCGCGCTACTTGCCTACTATATTAACTCCTAATGGAAACGTGTCATTTCTCACGTATACGGTGTATGTAAGCTTGTGGTTCAACTAATGCTCTACCCTCAAAACGAGACGATTGATTTAAATATTATTTGGCAGGCAGTCACGGACGACTTAATACCTCTTGGTGAGGAAATGTAATAGGTATTTCTCTAAAAATAATAAGTAGCACAAGGATGATTTTATTTAAAGATGTAAATTAATAAATATTATCATATTTCTCTATAGTGAACTATACAAATTAAAGAAGTACACAGACATTTTCATTAAATGTTTTAGAGTTGTTATAAATGTAAAATAAAAATGAGTTAGATCAAAATAATAGTTAAAAATGAAACTCATCGATTATCTTCTAGGAAGTCGTTTTTGGGCATTATGTGTTAAAGAAGTCAATCAGATATTAAGAAATAAACAACTACTTTTTTTACTCTTGTTTCCACCAACAATCCAACTTTTAATCTTTGGCTTCGCACTTAATGCCGATGTGCATAACCTGAAACTAGGAGTTGTAGACTATGCTAATACTTATGAAAGCCGCGAGTTAGTTGCTGCTTTAACAGAAAATCAAATCTTTGTTGCGCAAAATTATAGTTTTAGCGAAGAAGAAATTGCTCAGCAAGTACGCCTAGGACAAGTTACCGCTGGACTAGTGATTCCTCCAGAATTTAATCGCGATTTGGCACAAAATAAAACTGCGGAAGTACAAGTAATCATTGATGGCGTTGATGCAAATACTGCTGGAATTGCTAGCGGTTATGCTACTCAGATCGTCAATCAGTATAGTCGCAGTTTAAATGAAAACCCCACACCACCTTTAGTACAACCACAAAGCGTTTTCTTCTACAATCCTGGTTTATTAAGTAGTTGGTTTTTAGTACCTGGAGTATTAGGAACTGTCATTACACTCACGAGTACGCTTGTTTCCTCTACAACATTAGTACGTGAAAAAGATTCTGGAACGTTAGAACAATTGTTGATGACTCCCGCAGATGCTTGGGAAATTCTTTTAGCAAAAATTGCCCCACTATTTGTACTTTTGATGGGAGATATATTACTAGCATTAAGCGTAGCTCGGATAGTGTTTAGAGTACCACTACAAGGAAGTTTGTTGTTATTTTTGACGCTTGGGGGACTTTACTTATTTGTGGGAATTGGTTTTGGCTTGATGTTGGCGACTTTAGCAAAAAACCAGCAACAAGTCGTTTTGACTTCATTTTTTATCAATTTACCATTGATTCAACTTTCAGGTGCGATCGCACCGATTGAAAGTATGCCAGTTTTCTTCCAATACCTTTCACTACTCAATCCCCTACGCCACTTCGTCGCTATCTCTCGTGGAATTCTCCTCAAAGGCGTTGGTATCGATATTTTATTCCCGCACGTTTTAGCACTTTTCACTTTTGTTGTTGTTTTGTTGACAGTGAGTATTAATCGCTTTCGGAGTCAGTTGAGTTAAGGATAAGTGATGAGTGGCTAGTCGTTAGTGGCTAGAAACGATTCTACTTCGGCTGCGGTGGGTTGCGAGGCGATCGCACCTGGTTTTGTTGTCGTCAAAGCCCCTGCGGCGTTTGCATACTTCACAACCGATCGAGCAACGTCGGGATCTTGCAAGCTACTGATACCTTGTTGATTTAATTGGTGAACAAATGCAGCGAGGAAGCTATCTCCTGCACCTGTGGTATCGACAACTTTGACAGGGAAACTAGGAACTTTGCCTTCATTTTCTCCCAAACAGTAAGCGCAGCCATGTTCGCCGTCGGTGATTAGTACGCCTTCAATCGATTCCAATCGATAGTTGATTGCGCCTGGATCGGTCGTATCAAATAACCATTCGGCTTCTTCTTGAGAAAGTTTGAGAAAATCGATGCGGTTGTAGAGTTTGGGAATAATTTCTCTTGCAGTCGCTTCGCTATCCCAAAATACCGGACGCCAGTTGACATCTAAGACAACTTTCACATCATACTGCTCGGCTAAATCTAAAGCGCGAAATACCGCAGCGCGGCTATCAGGATAAGCAAGTTCTAAAGTTCCTAGCACGAGAAAGTCAGCGCTTTCAAATAATTGCACGGGTAACTTGTCAGCTTGCAAGTACCTATCTGCAAATTCCTCGGTTTTAAACTCGCCAAACCCTGCAAACGTGCGATCGCCGGTTTCTGAACGTACCACATAAACTTGTCGCGTCGGCGCGGTGGGATGGCGTTGTACTCCGGTTATATCAACACCGACATCTTGCAATAGCTGTACGAGGGCGTTTCCTGGTTCATCTTCACCAACACATCCTACAAATCCAGAGGGTGTTCCTAGCTTGACTAAAGCACATGCAACGTTCGCTGGCGCGCCTCCTGGGTATGGCGTCCAAGATTCGACTTGTTCAAGCGATCGCCCGATTTGATCGGCAAGGCAATCAAATAAAATTTCTCCTAGGCACAACACGCGCGGATTCGTCATCGGTCACGGCTATCAATCGACTATACCAGCATAGGAGAAATCGGACATTTGCGCGCGATCGCAACTGAAATTTACCGCATATGAATAGTAGCTAGCTGTTTCTCTGCTTCAGATACCGGTATTTTATTTGAATTATAAACGTTGGACTGGAGTTATTAATTGTTCGTTGCTTTAGCCATTATTGATTAGTCCTGTTGATATAAATTATCCGTTGCTCTTATAAAATAATTTGAGTTAATTTAAATTATTACTTAGACTTTTTTAGCAATCTGTCTTAAAACGATAGAGATTTCTCTATTAACAAGATTTAATATTCCTTTAATAATTAGTGACTTAGACTGAACTAAATCTGCATTAAAAGCTGTATTCTATATGTTTGATGTACTGCTTGAGTATATTCCTCTATTCCTTAAGGAGCATATCACTATTTTTTTAATAGCGCATTTTTGAAAACTGGTGAAAGCATTATGTTGCTTCTCATTTCTTCTTCGAGCCCAGGCAACTATTTATACATATCAATATGCGTAAATAGTGCATGAGATCTTATACATTTCTTGTCTGGTTTTGTTTGCATAGAGAGACTTTGATTCATTCATAACGATAGCCTAAGAATGCAATTAACTAATCGTATCCATTTTCGTAACCTGCGCGGTGATTTATTTGGTGGAATCACTGCTGCAATTGTGTCGTTACCTCTCGCACTAGCCTTCGGTGTTGCCTCTGGTGCAGGTGCGGTAGCAGGTCTTTACGGTGCTGTTTGCGTCGGTTTTTTCGCAGCACTCTTCGGGGGTACGCCCACACTCATTTCTGAGCCAACCGGACCAATGACCGTAGTCTTTACTGGGATTATCGCCAGTTTGACTGCAAGCAACCCAGAAAATGGCTTAGCAATGGCGTTTACAGTCGTCATGCTCGCGGGGCTATTTCAAATCATCTTTGGCGTATTCAAGCTCGGAAAATACATCACGTTGATGCCCTACAGCGTGATTTCAGGCTTTATGTCTGGGATTGGAGTCATCCTCATTATTTTGCAGATTGCTCCTTTTTTAGGACAACCAACTCCCAAGGGCGGCGTTCTCGGTACGGTGCAAAACCTACCGCAGTTGTTGGCAAATATTAATCCGGCTGAGGCTATTTTAGGCGCGCTGAGTTTGGTAATTTTGTTTTTCATGCCACGCAAATTCAAGCGCATCGTTCCACCGCAACTTGTTGCCTTAATTGTTGGCACAATAGTATCTCTTATCTTCTTTCAAGGTGTCGAGATTCGCCGCATCGGCGAGATTCCTACCGGATTGCCACAGATGCAGATGCCCGTCTTCAGTGCTGGAGAAATAACCAGGATGGTCATCGATGGTATCGTGTTAGGAATGCTGGGATGTATTGATACCCTACTCACTGCCGTTATTGCCGATAGCATCACGCGGACGCAGCACAATTCTGACAAAGAACTGGTTGGTCAAGGTATTGCTAATATCGTTTCGGGATTATTTGGGGGATTACCTGGCGCAGGCGCAACAATGGGTACGGTGGTTAACATCCAAACCGGTGCGCGAACAGCACTATCAGGACTAACTCGCGCCATTATTTTACTCGTTGTCTTGTTAGGGGCAGCAAGTTTAACGCAACCAATTCCGATGGCAGTACTCGCGGGGATTGCGCTGAAGGTGGGGATTGATATTCTTGACTGGAGTTTCCTCAAGCGCGCGCATCGAGTTTCGCTCAAGGGAACGCTGATCATGTACGGCGTGCTATTGCTTACTGTCTTTGTTGACTTGATTGTGGCAGTGGGAGTTGGCGTATTTATCGCAAATATCCTGACAATCGAACGGTTATCGCAGCATCAAGCGCAAGACGTTAAAGTTATCAGTGATACCGATGATGACATTATCCTTACTCAAGAAGAAAAGCAGCTTCTGGAGCAAGCAAACAATCGCGTGTTGCTATTCTACCTCAGCGGACCAATGATTTTTGGATTGTCGAAGGCGATCGCCCGCGAACATACCGCGATGGAAGACCACGACGTTCTCATTTTAGATTTAAGCGACGTGCCCATCCTTGGTGTCACAGCTTCGCTAGCAATTGAGAATGCCATCAAAGATGCCGTTGACCAAGGACGTCAAGTCTTTATCGTTGGTGCAACAGAAAAAATCAAGCGTCGATTAGAACGTTTGGGAATTTTCAATCTTCTCCCGCCGCAGAATATCACGATGGATCGTGTTGAAGCTTTGAGACAAGCCGTTGACTACGTTTATCGTTCAGGAAAAATTACTTCAACTAGCGATATTTTAGTCGTGGGTCCAAGCACTGCGGAAGCATATTCCAGTGATGCGCCTGATATGCCGTTACCACAGTAGTACGTCATTTATACTACCAGCCAGCAATTGCTTTCATTAGGCTGTCTTGTGAAAAAAGCTCTTGGGAGTCTTGCCGTGTTTCGACCCCAAGAGCCTTTTTGTTCGTATTACTCCTCACACAACTTGAAGTGTACATCGGTTCTCGCTAAATTCTGAGGAGGATGAATGACACTTTGCAAATTGTCATAACAATTTTGAGCAAAAATCTGAGCCAGTGGCTCGATTTCAGCGAGATTGTTTATAAATGAGCTTATATCGCGTTGCTGTGTGGAGTTATACCGTTTCACTAAAGTTTTTACAAATAGGTAGCTTCGGGTGCTTATGGTGCTAAGAAATCTATGAGTTCTCGATGTTGTGGAGTGAAAAAACCTTTCTTTAATTCAAACCGCAAAACTTTTCCCTATTCCCCTAGCTTCTAGCTGCTGAGGAATGTCACAATGCATAGCGTAACTTTTTTGTAGCTGTGTCGGATAAATCATGACAATGCATCCTGAAATGCAGCGCGCTTTTGAACAAAGACGCGTCCTCAAAATCATCAGTGGTTTGAATAACTTTGATGCAGATCGAGTCGCTGCTACGGTCATTGCAGCCGATCGCGGTGGTGCTACTTTCGTTGATATTGCGGCTGAGCCTGAACTCGTAAAACTGGCTAAAAGCTTGACAAATCTACCAATTTGTGTATCAGCAGTAGAGCCGGAAAAATTTGTTGCGGCGCAAGCAGCTGGGGCTGATTTAATTGAAATTGGTAACTTTGATAGTTTCTACGCGCAAGGGCGGCGATTTGAAGCGGCAGAAGTGCTGGAGTTAACACAAGCTACGCGATCGCTTTTACCCAACATTACGCTATCAGTCACTGTTCCGCATATTCTGGAACTCGACCAGCAAGTGCAGCTAGCAGAAGAACTCGTCAAAGCTGGCGCTGACATTATCCAAACCGAAGGCGGAACGAGCAGTCAACCCGCGCATTCAGGAACGCTAGGACTGATTGAAAAAGCCGCACCTACTTTAGCCGCTGCTTACGAAATCTCTCGCGCTGTATCGGTTCCGGTACTGTGTGCTTCGGGAATTTCTAACGTCACGGCACCACTGGCGATCGCCGCTGGGGCTGCAGGTGTTGGCGTTGGTTCGGCAATTAATCAGCTAAACAGCGAAGTCGCGATGATTGCTGCAGTGCGTAGTCTAGTTGATGCTTTAGCAACTCGAAAGCACACTTGGGTGTAATTATTGGTGATAGGTAATAGGTAATTGGAATTGTATAGTCCTGAGCGATTACCGATTACCTATTACCGCTTTAGCTTAGACAATCTTTGAGCGTATAGATTACGTGGTCTTGCTGCTCGATTGTCATCTCTGGAAACATTGGTAGAGAGAGAACTTCGCGGCTAGCTTGTTCTGAAACTGGTAAGCTACCTGGTTGATAACCAAGATTTTCATAAACTGGTTGTAAATGCAGAGCAAGCGGATAGTACACCATTGAACTTACACCGCGTTCTTGCAGCATTTGACGGATGCGATCGCGATAGTTGCTGTCATTTTTTGTCAGCCGAATTGTATACTGATTCCAAACACCAATACCACCTGTCAGTTCTTGCGGAATCGCAACGTTGGGAATGTGCGCCAAAAATTCGTGATAGCGTTGGGCGATCGCCCGTCGCTGTTCGTTCCATTGGTCAAGATAGCGAAGTTTAATTTGTAAAATCGCGGCTTGAATCGCATCTAATCGGCTATTTACGCCGATTTCTTCATGTATATAGCGCGTTTTACTACCGTGTTCGCGGAGCATGCGGATTTTCGCCGCGATCGCTGCATCATTTGTTGTCATCGCCCCGCCATCGCCACACGCCCCTAAATTTTTTGTCGGGTAAAAACTAAAACAGCCAATGTGTCCGATACTACCGACTTTCTGCCCTGCCCACGTTGCCCCTGTAGATTGGGCGCAGTCTTCAATAACATATAAATTGCGTGCTTGCGCAATTTCCATCACCGCCGTCATATCGACAGGTTGCCCAAACAAGTGAACGGGCATAATTGCTTTAGTTTTGGGCGTAATTGCACTTGCTAACTTCTTTGCATCGAGATTAAACGTCGCTGCGTCAATATCCACAAAAACAGGCGTTGCACCGACCGCCGTAATCACCTCAGTCGTCGCAAAGAAGGTAAACGGCGAGGTAATTACTTCATCACCTGCACCAATTCCTACGGCTTTGAGTGCCAAAAATAACGCATCCGTACCTGAATTACACGCAACGCATTCGGCAACATCTGTATAAGCAGCAAACTGCTGTTCAAAGTCTTTGACAACAGGACCGCCAATATAACCACCAGAAGCCAAAACTTTTAAAACAGCATGGCTGACTTCTGCTTCAATCGTTGTATACTGCCGCACTAAATCTAAAGGAGGGATATTCACGCTGAGACCCATGAGTATTTATTCTTGAAAATATCAAATCAAATGTCGTGCTACAAGAAAATCCGGTTTCGGCTTCTTTTAAGCATTTAGAATGAGAAATTCAGCAAGTTGTTTCGCCAATGAGAGGTCAGAGGTTGCAGGTCAGAAATTAAGGTTTCTCTGGTCACCCACCTCTCACTTCTATTCAAGAAAACTATGGAATCAACAGGTTTAATTAGCTTAGATTTCCTCGATTTAGTGCTTGCGGTGGGATTAATTGCGATCGCCATCGGGTTATCAGCGTGGGAACGGTTAGGACTTGAAATCAATTTAGCGATCGCCGCAGGCAGAACAATTCTACAACTTTTGGTAGTTGGATATGTTTTAGCGTTTGTCTTTGCGCTAGATAATCCTTGGGCAGTTTTGGCGATTTTAGCAGTGATGCTCACGATCGCGGCAGTTGTAGCGCGCAATCGCATTAGTAAAAAAATTCCTTTTGTTTTACCGTTAGTGTGGGGAGCAATCTTTCTGAGCACGGCGGTGACGCTTGCCTACACAAACTTGCTGATTATTCAACCGGTGCGGTGGTACGACCCACAATACCTCATTCCACTTGCAGGAATTGTTTTTGGCAGTGCAATTAACGGCGCAGCGATCGCCGGAGAACGCCTTGTCAGTACAATTAATGCAAGTCAGCTAGAAATCGAAACGCATTTAAGTTTAGGGGCAACTCCCCGACAAGCCGTCGCGCAGTATCGCAGAGATGCCATCAAAGCAGGACTTATTCCGATTCTCAACCAAATGACTGTTGTAGGGATTGTAACGCTTCCAGGAATTATCACAGGTCAACTTTTAAGTGGTGTCGATCCACTTGATGCAGCATCGTACCAAATATTAATTTTGTTTATTCTGGCGTTTGCCAACTTAATTACGGCAATTTTAGTGACGCAAGGGTTGTGTCGCCAGTTTTTTAATGCTGCTGCACAGTTAATCAGGTAGAGCAAAAATCTCTCCTGAGTTGATATTGTTGCATCTTAAATTAGAAGACAATTATGAAATAAATAAGCAACATCAATATGTCTTCTTTATCGGAACAAGTAATACTCATTACTGGAGCTTCCACAGGCATTGGTGCGGCGCTGGCAAAAACTTTATCCGAGCGCTACATGGGTATTCGCTTAGCAATCGCTGCCCGCAATGTCGAAAAACTTGAAGCTGTGGCTGATTTTTGCCGCAAAGCTGGAGCCGAAGTTTTAACAGTACCTACAGATTTAGAAAACCTTGAGCAAGTCGAGGCACTTGCCCAAAGCGCGATCGCGCATTTTGGTCGCATTGATGCTTTAGTCAATAACGCAGGTTACGGACAAATGGGACCTGTGGAGTTGATTCCCATACAAGCCATTCAAAAGCAATTTCAAGTCAACTTAATTGCGCCGCTAGTGCTGATCCGCGCGGTTGTACCGCAAATGCGCAGTCAAGGTGGTGGCAGAATTATTAACATTAGTTCCTTAGGAGGAAGATTAGCGTTCCCCTTCGGAGGTTTATATAGTTCGTCAAAATTTGCTTTAGAAGGGTTGAGCGATGCTTTGCGGATGGAACTTGCTCCATTCAATATTAAAGTTAGTGTTATAGAACCAGGACCTGTCAGCACTAACTTCTTTGCCGCATCAGCCCAAGCAGTCGAGGAAAATGTGACTGCACCTGAAACAAGTCCTTATCGTGCGGCGTTTGCCAAGCTGAAAAACTTAGAAAAACAAACGAGTAACCAAGCTTGGACATCTGAACGCGTTGCTGAAGTGATTATTAAAGCCTTAGTGGCACGTAACCCCCGTCCGCGCTATGTAGCGGCAACAGGTGGCAGAATTTTACTATTTATGATGACTAAAGTTTTACCAACCAAAATAGTAGACGCTTTTTGGCAGAAATTTTATGGTATAGATCTGGTAGCAAAAGACTGGCAAAATAGTCAAGCAGCGAGGAAGTAGAAAGTTGTGTAGCTTATCTCGGTAGAAATTGCTTTGCGTAATTGGTTATCAGCTACTACTACAAAGAGGCTACAGGCGATACATTAAAGGATGAATCAGTTCAAAAAGGGGTTAGCATCTGTGCAGAGCCTTGATTCAAATTCCCCGAACCCCAAACTCTGACCTCTCTCAAAGCTAAACATGGATTTATTAGAGTACCAAGCAAAGGAATGGTTTCGGGAGATGGGCATACCCGTCTTACCGTCGCAACGCATCGATCGCCCAAGCGATATCAAACGACTCAAAATTCCTTATCCTGTGGTACTCAAGTCGCAAGTACGCGTTGGTGGTAGAGGAAGAGCAGGCGGAGTGCGATTTGTGACGAATACAATTGATGCGATCGCCGCTGCGCAAACAATTTTTCACTTATCAATTTTGGGTGAATTACCTGAAGTCTTGCTAGCAGAAGCAAAATACGACGCGGACCGAGAATTTTATTTAGCAATCGTTTTAGATGCAGCGGCGCATCGTCCACTGCTTTTAGGTTCTCCCCAGGGGGGGATTGACGTTGAATCCGCACCTGAACTCTTACAGCAAGTCGTCGTCGATCAAGAATTTTCGCCATTTTATGCGCGACGCTTGACGATCAAAATGGGTTTGCAAGGAGCGCTGATTCAATCAGTTAGCGGGATCGTCGAGAAAATGTATCAGTTGTTCGTGCAGAAAGACTTGGACTTAATAGAAATTAATCCTCTGGGTGTAAGTTCAACAGGAGAACTGATGGCACTCGATGGCAAAGTCAGCGTCAACGATTGCGCGATCGCTCGCCATCCTGATGTTGCTGCGATGGCGGAAAAAATGCTACAGCGCGAGCCAGGACGCAAGTATTCGCTAGAATTAGGAACTTGGGATGAAGTCGATCCCACAAGCCATATCGCGGTTTTGGGAAATGGCGCGGGATTAGTGATGGCAACGATGGATTTACTCGCCGATGCCGGATGTAAGCCTGCAATTTGTCTCAATATAGGACATGGCAGAAGTTGGAATGCAACAACACCCAGCTTTAGCGATCGCCTACAGCAAGGACTCGAATTCTTGAGCGAACAAAAAAATATTCAAATCGTGCTAGTTAATATCCTCGGTACAGTACCCACCCCCGCTGAGTTAGCACAAGTGATTGTGAATTTTGTGCAACGTCGAGAACGAATGACGACGAGCAGATCGCGCGCGCAAACATACTCGCCACGCGTGATTGTGCGGTTTGCAGGTGCAGAGATAGACGCCGCAAAAGAACAACTTGCCGCCGTACAAGTTTCCCTCTTTGAAAGTCTAGATGAAGCAGCAGCACAAGTATCGCGTTTTGCCAAGTCCTCTGGAAGAAGAAAATGAACCTCACCCCAGAAAGTAAAGTTGTCATCCAAGGCATTTGCGAACCACTCATGGCAACGCACGCCGCCCGCATGAAAGCCTATGGCACAAATGTGATTGCGGCAATTAGTCCAGGACAAAGTGGGCAAACGCTTGACGATATACCTGTGTTTGATTTAGTCGAACAAGTAGTCGCCGAGTATGGGGCGATCGACACTACGATTATCTTAGTGCCTCCGTATCAAGCACTCGATGCAGCGTTAGAAGCGATCGCGGCTGGAATTCGCCAAATTGCGATTATCCCTGCGGGAGTTCCACCGATTGATATGGTGCATCTGTTGCGCAAAGCTGAAGCGACAGAAACTTTAATCGTTGGACCAAATAGCCCTGGAATCATTGTCCCAGGCAAAATTCTCTTAGGAACTCATGCTAGTGAATTTTACACTCCTGGACCTGTAGGAATCGTTAGTCGTAGTAGTACGCTCACTTATGAAATTGCTTTAGAGTTAACCAAAGCAGGTATAGGGCAATCAATCGGAGTCAGCATTGGTAGCGATGCCATTACAGGGTCTTCTTTCCTGCAATGGTTGCAAATTTTAGATGAAGACGAAAATACCCAAGCGATCGTCTTAGTCGGAGAACCTGGCGGAAATAGCGAAGAAGCAGCCGCCCGCTACATTGCAGAAACAATCGATAAACCTGTAATTGCCTATATTGCTGGGAGAAACGCCCCCCCAGGTAAACATTGGGGACACACAGGAACTCTCGCTGCGGTTGTCGGACGCGGTGTGAATATTGGGACAACCCAAAGTAAACTGACCGCATTTAAAGAAGCCAAAGTCCCCGTTGCCGATCGCCCTTCTCAGATTCCAAGCTTAGTAAAAAAGGCATTGAAGTAACGGTAGTTTAATACTGTTTCGCTTTGAAGTTGCGACAAATAGAGAGCATCAGAGGCATTGCCTTGTTAATGTGCTTACCTTCAAATACCTCCGCACGGGGGTTTTTGTTGCTTCACTTAGCTTTTGACGCTGACCCCTCCCCGACCCCTGCTATGTAACCTGGTAATTGACTCGCTTGCGGTTTTCGACACAGAATGAGGGCTTCATTAACTGCTTTTGTAAATTCCTCGTCGGTGTCCTCAAATGATATGTGTTGGCGAAAGTAATTACCCCACATAAATTCTTGAAAGGGAACGTTCGATTCTTGATACCCGCCTGCTTCTAAAACAGCCCAAGCTAAACTGCGATACTTGTCATCTTGCAATAGAGCTAAGT carries:
- a CDS encoding DNA-binding protein; the protein is MASITIDLSDSQFQKLQNLARVYGIATEMLLKASLEDWLNLQKGDFVDAADYVLAKNAELYRRLA
- a CDS encoding phage integrase N-terminal SAM-like domain-containing protein; protein product: MLFHNKHHPNEMSTAEVTQFLRHLAVNEQVTTTSQNQALNTNRFPSLSCLAIISKY
- a CDS encoding ABC transporter permease, translating into MKLIDYLLGSRFWALCVKEVNQILRNKQLLFLLLFPPTIQLLIFGFALNADVHNLKLGVVDYANTYESRELVAALTENQIFVAQNYSFSEEEIAQQVRLGQVTAGLVIPPEFNRDLAQNKTAEVQVIIDGVDANTAGIASGYATQIVNQYSRSLNENPTPPLVQPQSVFFYNPGLLSSWFLVPGVLGTVITLTSTLVSSTTLVREKDSGTLEQLLMTPADAWEILLAKIAPLFVLLMGDILLALSVARIVFRVPLQGSLLLFLTLGGLYLFVGIGFGLMLATLAKNQQQVVLTSFFINLPLIQLSGAIAPIESMPVFFQYLSLLNPLRHFVAISRGILLKGVGIDILFPHVLALFTFVVVLLTVSINRFRSQLS
- a CDS encoding carbohydrate kinase, whose protein sequence is MTNPRVLCLGEILFDCLADQIGRSLEQVESWTPYPGGAPANVACALVKLGTPSGFVGCVGEDEPGNALVQLLQDVGVDITGVQRHPTAPTRQVYVVRSETGDRTFAGFGEFKTEEFADRYLQADKLPVQLFESADFLVLGTLELAYPDSRAAVFRALDLAEQYDVKVVLDVNWRPVFWDSEATAREIIPKLYNRIDFLKLSQEEAEWLFDTTDPGAINYRLESIEGVLITDGEHGCAYCLGENEGKVPSFPVKVVDTTGAGDSFLAAFVHQLNQQGISSLQDPDVARSVVKYANAAGALTTTKPGAIASQPTAAEVESFLATND
- a CDS encoding SulP family inorganic anion transporter; translation: MQLTNRIHFRNLRGDLFGGITAAIVSLPLALAFGVASGAGAVAGLYGAVCVGFFAALFGGTPTLISEPTGPMTVVFTGIIASLTASNPENGLAMAFTVVMLAGLFQIIFGVFKLGKYITLMPYSVISGFMSGIGVILIILQIAPFLGQPTPKGGVLGTVQNLPQLLANINPAEAILGALSLVILFFMPRKFKRIVPPQLVALIVGTIVSLIFFQGVEIRRIGEIPTGLPQMQMPVFSAGEITRMVIDGIVLGMLGCIDTLLTAVIADSITRTQHNSDKELVGQGIANIVSGLFGGLPGAGATMGTVVNIQTGARTALSGLTRAIILLVVLLGAASLTQPIPMAVLAGIALKVGIDILDWSFLKRAHRVSLKGTLIMYGVLLLTVFVDLIVAVGVGVFIANILTIERLSQHQAQDVKVISDTDDDIILTQEEKQLLEQANNRVLLFYLSGPMIFGLSKAIAREHTAMEDHDVLILDLSDVPILGVTASLAIENAIKDAVDQGRQVFIVGATEKIKRRLERLGIFNLLPPQNITMDRVEALRQAVDYVYRSGKITSTSDILVVGPSTAEAYSSDAPDMPLPQ
- a CDS encoding DUF561 domain-containing protein, with the translated sequence MTMHPEMQRAFEQRRVLKIISGLNNFDADRVAATVIAADRGGATFVDIAAEPELVKLAKSLTNLPICVSAVEPEKFVAAQAAGADLIEIGNFDSFYAQGRRFEAAEVLELTQATRSLLPNITLSVTVPHILELDQQVQLAEELVKAGADIIQTEGGTSSQPAHSGTLGLIEKAAPTLAAAYEISRAVSVPVLCASGISNVTAPLAIAAGAAGVGVGSAINQLNSEVAMIAAVRSLVDALATRKHTWV
- a CDS encoding DegT/DnrJ/EryC1/StrS aminotransferase family protein; amino-acid sequence: MGLSVNIPPLDLVRQYTTIEAEVSHAVLKVLASGGYIGGPVVKDFEQQFAAYTDVAECVACNSGTDALFLALKAVGIGAGDEVITSPFTFFATTEVITAVGATPVFVDIDAATFNLDAKKLASAITPKTKAIMPVHLFGQPVDMTAVMEIAQARNLYVIEDCAQSTGATWAGQKVGSIGHIGCFSFYPTKNLGACGDGGAMTTNDAAIAAKIRMLREHGSKTRYIHEEIGVNSRLDAIQAAILQIKLRYLDQWNEQRRAIAQRYHEFLAHIPNVAIPQELTGGIGVWNQYTIRLTKNDSNYRDRIRQMLQERGVSSMVYYPLALHLQPVYENLGYQPGSLPVSEQASREVLSLPMFPEMTIEQQDHVIYTLKDCLS
- the fetB gene encoding iron export ABC transporter permease subunit FetB; its protein translation is MESTGLISLDFLDLVLAVGLIAIAIGLSAWERLGLEINLAIAAGRTILQLLVVGYVLAFVFALDNPWAVLAILAVMLTIAAVVARNRISKKIPFVLPLVWGAIFLSTAVTLAYTNLLIIQPVRWYDPQYLIPLAGIVFGSAINGAAIAGERLVSTINASQLEIETHLSLGATPRQAVAQYRRDAIKAGLIPILNQMTVVGIVTLPGIITGQLLSGVDPLDAASYQILILFILAFANLITAILVTQGLCRQFFNAAAQLIR